From Candidatus Wallbacteria bacterium, the proteins below share one genomic window:
- the metG gene encoding methionine--tRNA ligase: MKERILVTSALPYANGPIHLGHIAGAYLPADIYVRFKRLTGADIVYICGTDEHGIPITISAEREKVTPREYVDKYHKVIKGIFDQFNIEFDNFGRTSFPQHYDLSQQFFMNLLRKNMIRPRVSQQFYCAKCQRFLADRYVRGTCPKCKAENVRGDECTTCGSWLEVMEILEPRCGICNEKPEIRDTKHWYLQLQDFSGKLSTWIAGKKEWKENVTTFVRSMIKEGLKERAITRDINWGVPIPLDNTEGKVLYVWFDAPIGYISITRDWAQKIGKPDEWKKYWLDPSCRVIHFIGKDNIPFHCIVWPSLIMGQEEKYNLPFDVPANEFYNLEGHQFSKSEGWYIELDDFFQKYKADSIRYAIAANAPEAKDSEFTWKDFQLRNNSELANIYGNLANRTLTFVDKYHDGVIPIVENLTEPARKVLSEAQKIIDEIKNCYEKFEVRRACFFIMELARLGNKFYDTEAPWATRKSNLDKCSETMSVCCQLLTALAYASFPVIPESASRLWKMLGFKTEIKMIPWDKLSAVRPSGNHTSSVEILFTRIEDDQIAEEVNKLHAGKKAEAPKPSKTPKSKPAEPKSEALKSDLISINDFRKIKLKVAKVLSAEPVAKSDRLLKLSIEVGSETRQLVAGIAKHYKPEEIVGKNIIIVANLEPAKIMGEISEGMLLAAKNGETLTFLTPSGEISSGSEIS; encoded by the coding sequence ATGAAAGAAAGAATACTGGTCACGAGCGCACTGCCGTATGCCAACGGACCCATCCATCTCGGCCACATCGCAGGCGCATACCTGCCTGCTGACATCTATGTCAGGTTCAAGCGCCTGACAGGAGCCGACATAGTCTATATCTGCGGAACAGACGAGCACGGCATCCCGATCACCATCTCAGCGGAACGCGAAAAGGTGACACCCAGGGAATACGTGGACAAATACCATAAGGTGATCAAAGGTATCTTCGACCAGTTCAATATTGAATTCGATAATTTCGGCCGAACCTCGTTCCCGCAGCATTACGACCTTTCCCAGCAGTTTTTCATGAATCTCCTGCGCAAGAACATGATCCGCCCCAGGGTTTCACAGCAGTTTTACTGCGCGAAATGCCAGAGATTCCTGGCTGACCGCTATGTGCGCGGTACCTGCCCCAAGTGCAAAGCGGAGAATGTACGCGGCGACGAATGCACCACCTGCGGTTCCTGGCTGGAAGTGATGGAAATCCTGGAACCGCGCTGCGGGATCTGCAATGAAAAACCTGAGATCAGAGACACCAAACACTGGTATCTGCAGCTTCAGGATTTCTCCGGAAAACTCAGCACCTGGATCGCAGGCAAAAAGGAATGGAAGGAAAACGTCACTACTTTCGTCAGATCCATGATCAAGGAAGGATTGAAGGAGAGGGCCATCACCAGGGACATTAACTGGGGAGTGCCGATTCCGCTCGACAATACAGAAGGCAAAGTGCTCTATGTCTGGTTCGACGCTCCGATCGGCTATATCTCCATCACCCGCGACTGGGCCCAGAAAATCGGCAAGCCGGATGAGTGGAAAAAATACTGGCTGGACCCGTCCTGCCGCGTGATCCATTTCATCGGCAAGGACAATATCCCCTTCCATTGCATTGTCTGGCCTTCGCTGATCATGGGCCAGGAAGAAAAGTATAATCTGCCCTTTGACGTGCCTGCCAACGAATTCTACAACCTGGAAGGCCATCAGTTCTCCAAGAGCGAAGGCTGGTATATCGAACTGGACGATTTCTTCCAGAAATACAAGGCAGACAGCATCAGATACGCCATCGCCGCCAATGCACCTGAAGCCAAGGACTCTGAATTCACCTGGAAGGATTTCCAGCTGCGGAACAACAGCGAACTAGCCAATATTTATGGAAATCTCGCCAACCGGACTCTGACTTTCGTGGATAAGTATCATGACGGCGTGATCCCGATAGTGGAAAACCTCACAGAACCTGCCAGAAAAGTTTTATCCGAAGCCCAGAAGATCATCGATGAAATCAAAAACTGCTATGAAAAATTCGAAGTCAGGCGGGCCTGCTTCTTTATCATGGAACTAGCCAGGCTCGGCAATAAATTTTACGACACAGAAGCGCCCTGGGCTACCCGCAAGAGCAACCTGGATAAGTGCTCTGAAACCATGTCGGTCTGCTGCCAGCTTCTGACTGCCCTTGCCTATGCGTCTTTCCCGGTGATCCCTGAATCAGCATCCAGACTCTGGAAAATGCTCGGCTTCAAGACAGAAATCAAGATGATACCCTGGGATAAGCTCTCTGCAGTCAGGCCGTCCGGGAATCACACTTCCAGCGTGGAAATCCTGTTCACCCGCATTGAAGACGATCAGATTGCCGAAGAGGTGAACAAGCTGCATGCCGGGAAAAAGGCCGAAGCCCCGAAACCCTCAAAAACCCCGAAATCCAAGCCTGCTGAACCAAAGAGCGAGGCTCTTAAAAGTGATCTGATCAGCATCAATGATTTCAGGAAGATCAAGCTCAAAGTGGCCAAGGTGCTTTCAGCTGAACCTGTAGCCAAGTCCGACCGTCTGCTCAAGCTCTCAATAGAAGTGGGCAGCGAGACCAGGCAGCTGGTGGCAGGCATAGCCAAGCATTACAAACCTGAAGAGATAGTCGGGAAAAACATCATCATAGTCGCCAATCTGGAGCCGGCCAAAATCATGGGGGAAATTTCTGAGGGCATGCTGCTGGCAGCCAAGAACGGGGAAACATTGACATTTCTAACTCCGTCCGGCGAAATCAGTTCAGGAAGCGAAATTTCATAA
- a CDS encoding nucleotidyltransferase domain-containing protein, with translation MDKLFIIKELKKLLSDKFQDLDQVILYGSQVNGKADDDSDYDVLIVLSDDFDWKRENEILDVCYEIDLKHDILIDARITSRRDLETIIGRQPFILNALDSGVRV, from the coding sequence ATGGATAAACTCTTTATTATCAAGGAATTAAAAAAACTTCTGTCTGACAAATTCCAGGATCTTGATCAGGTGATTCTGTATGGCTCACAAGTCAACGGCAAGGCTGATGATGACTCGGATTATGATGTTCTGATCGTGCTTTCTGATGATTTCGACTGGAAAAGGGAAAATGAAATTCTGGATGTTTGTTATGAAATCGACTTGAAGCACGATATACTGATCGACGCCAGAATCACCTCCAGGAGAGATCTGGAGACTATTATTGGCAGACAACCCTTCATCCTGAACGCCCTTGATTCAGGTGTCAGAGTATGA
- a CDS encoding nucleotidyltransferase yields the protein MDTESLLRSLKDHNVRFVVIGAFAFPVHGYSRATLDIDIFIESAAENAGLCREALIDFGYDLSDVSAEEILTRKILIRQYLVETDIHPFVAGVTFEEVWKNKVTGKFGEVEAYFASLDDLIRMKKAAGRPKDIADLEVLSELKKRSAPGT from the coding sequence ATGGACACAGAAAGCCTTTTGAGATCTTTAAAAGATCATAATGTCCGCTTTGTGGTGATCGGGGCTTTTGCATTCCCTGTCCACGGCTACTCGCGCGCCACACTGGACATAGATATTTTCATCGAATCGGCTGCGGAAAATGCCGGACTGTGCAGAGAGGCTCTGATCGATTTCGGCTACGACCTTAGCGATGTCAGCGCAGAAGAGATTCTCACCAGAAAAATTCTGATCCGTCAGTACCTGGTGGAGACAGATATCCACCCGTTCGTTGCTGGAGTGACGTTTGAGGAAGTCTGGAAAAATAAAGTGACCGGAAAATTCGGCGAAGTGGAAGCATATTTTGCATCCCTTGACGACCTGATCCGCATGAAAAAAGCTGCAGGACGCCCCAAGGACATAGCCGACCTTGAAGTGCTCAGCGAGCTCAAAAAAAGATCCGCACCAGGCACTTGA